The DNA window TGATTTCACTAATATGAACCTGGAAAAGAAGCCTGTTCAAATAGTAGAAGCGAACAACAAACAGGAAATAAAAAAGATAAATCCAGTAACGGAAAAGGCAGAAGAAACTAGATTCCAAGGAAGAAATCACACAAACTTTCTGACTTTTTACAAAAAAGATACATCAAAAACCAATCTATTCAAAGAATCTGAAATCAAAAAACAAAATAATGATTTAATTGAATCATTAAAAGTAACCCAGCCTGAAGCTCGATTTAACAGTAAAATTACAGTGGAAAAAATCGATGGAGTTACTTTTTATAAAACAGTTTTGGAAAAAGATTTAGGAAATAATGTTTCACATAACTTTATTATATATCGCACCCTGATAAATGGATATGAAGCCAGTTTTACCATCTTTTACATCTATCCTACCCCAGAATTAGATAAACTTGTGAAAGCATTTGAAAATTCAAAATTTAAAAAATAAAAAGAGTTCCACCCTGTAACCTCTCCCAAATCTTCTGACTTCGGACAACTTTTACCAATGTACACAAAGAAAATTCTAAATCTAATCTTAGCTCTATTACTTCTTTCATCTTGCAAATCACAAAAAAAATTGCAGGGAATTTATAAATCTAACAAAGTTGAATTTGGTTTCTTCGTCACTAAGATCGACTTAAAAAATAGCAATGAATTTAATTATATATTTTCTGGAGATCTTCAGCATACAGAACTTTCTGGTTTCTACAAACGAAGCGGTCATAATCTATATTTAAAATTCGATAAGAATAAAGGAGAAATAGAATCCGTAAATGATTCATTAACAATATCCGACATATTATCTGGCAACTATCATAATTATGATTTAAAAATCGAAAATGGAATTAACTACCATTTAAAATATAAAATTCAAGGAAATAAACTATTTGCTTATAGAATTGACAATGATAGACTCGTTAAAAAATCAAAGGTATATACTAATAAAAAGAAGTTTTTGCTTTTAGGTAGTAAGTGGAAAAATAAAAGAAGTTATCTTAAAAAAATTAAATAAGTCCCGCTACACAACCATCGTATACATATCTTAAAATCATTAATAATATATTTAAAACCGCTTTATTTTATACAAAGCGGTTTTTATTTAATAAAATAATTTATCTTTGTAACTAAGATATTTATCTACTAAGCATTATGGAAATCACAGAAGAAGTCGTTAAACTGAGAAAATTAAGCCAACAGTTTGCTTATACTTCCATTCAAATGCACGAAAGCATTGGAAGGAAAATAGGACTTACGGGTACTGATCATAAATACTTAGGATTTTTACTACAAAAAGGAGCAATGACGGCTGGTGAACTCGCTGTCATCACAGGATTAACAACCGGGGCGGTAACAGGATTGATCGACAGATTTGAAGCAAAGAAACTGGTTAGCCGACAGGCTGATAAGAATGACAGGCGAAAAATAAATATTGTTCCTGACATTGCACGAATCACTCAGTTAATCACTCCTTATTATCGAGATTTTCAGAATAATACCGATCAGCTGTTTGCTTCTTTTTCATCTGAAGAATTAAAAACTTTAGAAAAATATTTTCAAAATGCCATGGAAATCATGAACAACAAAATTGAAACAATCAACCAATAGCTTATATATTAACACAATGGAAAATAACAAAAATGAACCGTTTACTAGTGATGTTTTAGACAATGGACCATTTTATCACGGAACGAAGGCAGATCTACAGATCGGAGATTTGCTGACTGCCGGATTCGGATCCAATTATTATCCTGAAATAATCATGAACCACATCTATTTTACCGCTTTAAGAAATGGCGCCGGACTTGCTGCTGCTTTGGCACAGGGTGATGGTCAGGAGCGCATATACATTGTAGAACCTACAGGAGCTTTTGAAAATGATCCTAATGTAACAGACAAAAAATTCCCTGGAAATCCTACCCGATCTTATCGCAGTAAAGAACCTTTAAAAATTGTAGGCGAATTGACAGACTGGATCAAACTGACAGATGAAGAGCTCCAAAGATGGCGGGAAAATATCGTGAAGATACGAGAGAACCCTAATGCTGAAATTATAAATTAACTCATTAAAATACGATAGCCATTCTGCCTTTTCAGAATGGTTTTTTGTTATATTTACGTTCATTAAAAAGAATCAATGAAGGCAACATTGGGCACGATAATATTGTATGTTAGAAACGTTGAATTACTTAAAAACTTTTATGTTGACAACTTTAACCTGAAAGTGACTGAAGAAGATCCTATCTGGGTATTGCTGAATGCGGGAGCAATCAATATTGGCTTTCATAAAATTGGAGAGCAATTTCTTAAAGAAATAGATGAAGATTACAAGTTCGACAACAACACCAAATTAGTTTTTGAAATCGATCTTGATATAGAATCGACAAGGAGCGAATTTATATCAAAAAATATTCTGATGCGGGAAATCAAAACATTTGAGAATTATGATTTCTGGTTATGTGATGGAACAGATCCTGAAGGAAATGTCTTTCAGCTAAAGAGTAGAAAACAATAATAAAGGCTTATTCTATTCTGGAACTATTTGACCTTCGCTTTTAATACCTTGGTCAACTCCTGAATAGCTCCGGCTTTGTCTTTTTTGATTTTTTTCCCCAATTCTTTCCGTGGACAATTAGCATTGTACTTTGCCCCCCAATCCATTATCTCAATGACAATAGGCAGCAGATCAACTCCCTTCTTTGTTAAGCTATATATAAATTTTGACTTGTTAAGTGGTGATACTTCTTTAAGCAAAATTTTCTCAGACTCCAGAATCCCCAGCCTGTTAACAAGTATATTGGATGCAATCCGCTCTTCTGAATTTAAAAATTCACTGTAAGACATTTTACCTCTCAGCATAATATCTCTAATTATTAAAAGTGACCATTTATCTCCGAAAACATCAAGAGAACAACTAATTGGGCAATCCGACCTATGTTTATCCATAAAAAATATCTTATTGCATAATGCAATAACTTTTATATATTTGTACTTGCATAATGCAACAACAAATATAACCACAAAATTTTAATAAAATGGAAAATCAAGCAACAACAAGACAACTTCTTGAAATTTACTACAAAGGTTTTGCTGAAAAAGCAAACTGGGAAAGCATGATAGCCGATGACTTTGAATATATTGGCGGTGATATGAACAACACAACCCCTATCGTTGGAAAGCAAGCCTATATTGAAATCATAAAGCGATTTTCTCAGCGCTTTGAAGCAATGAGCGTAAAGGAAATGATAATTGAGGGGGATAAAGCAAGTGTTATTGGTAACTATGACTTTCAGTTCCCAAATGGTTTTAAAATTAATGGGAATGTCTCAGAAAATTGGACCGTAAAAAATGGCAAACTGCAATCTTTAACCCTTTATTTTGACACCCTGACTTTTATGGCCAATCTGAAACCATAACTTTCGATTATTGGGTGGAACGAAACGGTAGAATTGCTTAGCTTTAGCAAATGACTTAATTTTTTAATGAAGATAATAATTACAATCAGCTGTATAGTTTTGGTGTTGACTTTTATTTACTATCCTGCTTTCGACAGTGTAGGAATATCTTACTTCATTACTTTTTCTTGCTTTGTTGCGCTTTGTTTTTCAATTGCTAAAGTATATGCTCCTGATGATAAAGAGGTTTATGCTTCTGTTGAAAAAGAGGCCGATAGATTAGAGAAGTTTGATGGGGAATTTCAATATATAAATGACGGATTTTACCACAAAAATAAGAACCCATTGGAACTTATCAAGTGGGATGAAATTGTTTCAGTACATTCATTTAGTATTCCAGTTCCGGGTAGTAGCAGACAAACAGGCTTAGAAATAATTACCGATAAAAAACATTATGAATTGAATAGTGAAACCCCAGGAATGAAAAAATTAACCAATGAATTGTCTGATCATCTTCCAGATTGGCACCTCGATGCTCCTACTATTAGAGTCAATAATTATGGACTTGAAAAAACAAAACTGTACGAACGAAAGGATGTCGAAAGAGAAAAATGAAGAATAAGTTTTCATTTTCCAAAGTACCTTTCCTCTCTCTTGCCTTACTACACTCATAAAATCACAATTTCAATTCCTCTTAATTTTTTTGTAGTTTCGTTCTATTGACTCCTGACGAAATAAATCTTTTGTATAAGGTTCAATTAAAAAAACATCCATGAAAAACCTGCAACGGGAAGATATCCAAATTATCAGCCGCCACAGTAATGTGACCGAACAGGGCATTGAAAGAGCCTTAAAAGAAAACGTTTACAATGATAAAGAAACATGGCAAAAATTCTTCCGCCTTTTCCTGATCACTCTCGGTATTGGTTTTACGACAGCAGGGATCATTTTCTTTTTTGCCTATAACTGGGCGGATCTGAATAAATTTGTAAAACTTGGATTGATCGAAGTACTCATTGTAGCAACGACCATTATGGTCTTACTTCCAAAGATAAAAAGTGGAACCAAAAATATTATTCTTACGGGTTCTTCATTTTTGGTAGGGGCTCTATTTGCCGTATTCGGACAGATTTATCAGACAGGTGCCGATGCCTATGACTTCTTTTTAGCCTGGACCTTATTTATAACGCTATGGGTTATTGTTTCCAATTTTGCTCCGTTATGGCTGCTGTATATTGTTTTAATCAACACCACATTTTTTTTATATACAGAGCAGGTTGCCAAAGATCTGCCTGAAATCCTTGTTATTACATCATTGTTTTTGTTTAATACAGCAATACTTATTGCATCCGTTCTATTGGATCACTATAAAAAGATTGAAAATATTCCGAAGTGGTTTACCTACATTCTGGCTTTAGGATCGGTTACCTTCGCGACGATGGGAATTGTTTTTGGAATCTTGGATGATAATCCACCTTTATTTCCCCTTTTGATTTC is part of the Chryseobacterium paludis genome and encodes:
- a CDS encoding MarR family winged helix-turn-helix transcriptional regulator; this translates as MEITEEVVKLRKLSQQFAYTSIQMHESIGRKIGLTGTDHKYLGFLLQKGAMTAGELAVITGLTTGAVTGLIDRFEAKKLVSRQADKNDRRKINIVPDIARITQLITPYYRDFQNNTDQLFASFSSEELKTLEKYFQNAMEIMNNKIETINQ
- the arr gene encoding NAD(+)--rifampin ADP-ribosyltransferase, with translation MENNKNEPFTSDVLDNGPFYHGTKADLQIGDLLTAGFGSNYYPEIIMNHIYFTALRNGAGLAAALAQGDGQERIYIVEPTGAFENDPNVTDKKFPGNPTRSYRSKEPLKIVGELTDWIKLTDEELQRWRENIVKIRENPNAEIIN
- a CDS encoding VOC family protein: MKATLGTIILYVRNVELLKNFYVDNFNLKVTEEDPIWVLLNAGAINIGFHKIGEQFLKEIDEDYKFDNNTKLVFEIDLDIESTRSEFISKNILMREIKTFENYDFWLCDGTDPEGNVFQLKSRKQ
- a CDS encoding winged helix-turn-helix transcriptional regulator: MDKHRSDCPISCSLDVFGDKWSLLIIRDIMLRGKMSYSEFLNSEERIASNILVNRLGILESEKILLKEVSPLNKSKFIYSLTKKGVDLLPIVIEIMDWGAKYNANCPRKELGKKIKKDKAGAIQELTKVLKAKVK
- a CDS encoding nuclear transport factor 2 family protein yields the protein MENQATTRQLLEIYYKGFAEKANWESMIADDFEYIGGDMNNTTPIVGKQAYIEIIKRFSQRFEAMSVKEMIIEGDKASVIGNYDFQFPNGFKINGNVSENWTVKNGKLQSLTLYFDTLTFMANLKP
- a CDS encoding DUF2157 domain-containing protein encodes the protein MKNLQREDIQIISRHSNVTEQGIERALKENVYNDKETWQKFFRLFLITLGIGFTTAGIIFFFAYNWADLNKFVKLGLIEVLIVATTIMVLLPKIKSGTKNIILTGSSFLVGALFAVFGQIYQTGADAYDFFLAWTLFITLWVIVSNFAPLWLLYIVLINTTFFLYTEQVAKDLPEILVITSLFLFNTAILIASVLLDHYKKIENIPKWFTYILALGSVTFATMGIVFGILDDNPPLFPLLISAVILVFALGIWHGIRSKNTFYLSIIPLSLIIIITTLLFKISDEMIMFLIVGIFIIVSVTLVIMSLLKLQKKWTNEK